In one window of Balnearium lithotrophicum DNA:
- a CDS encoding homocysteine biosynthesis protein: MEKFKVNKTYKEINEKIRKGEAVVVTAEEMIEIVEEMGVVKAAEEVDVVTTGTFGAMCSSGAFLNVGHTKPRMKMEEIYLNGVPAYGGIAAVDLYIGATALPENDPRNEVYPGRFEYGGAHVIEELIAGEDIELEAYAYGTDCYPRREIKKLINIKTINDAILCSPRNAYQNYNVAVNKSSRTIYTYMGTLKPNFGNATYSGAGQLSPLMNDPFFETIGIGTRIFLGGGIGYVAFHGTQHSPFGVRRSKKGQPMEGAGTLMVVGDMKQMSTDFIKAASILGYGVSMFVGIGIPIPILNERIAYYTSVKDDEIFAPVIDYSVDYPSGNPKPIKYVSYGELRRGFIEIEGKKVPTSPVSSYFKAREIAEILKEWIRSGKFEISEPAETLPAPEPNVVIEYDREY; the protein is encoded by the coding sequence ATGGAAAAGTTCAAAGTCAATAAAACGTATAAAGAGATTAACGAGAAGATAAGGAAGGGTGAGGCTGTAGTTGTTACGGCCGAAGAGATGATAGAGATTGTTGAGGAAATGGGAGTTGTTAAAGCTGCAGAGGAAGTTGATGTTGTTACTACAGGAACCTTTGGGGCAATGTGCTCCTCCGGTGCTTTTCTGAACGTCGGTCACACAAAGCCGAGAATGAAGATGGAGGAGATTTATCTAAACGGCGTTCCAGCCTACGGAGGGATTGCTGCCGTTGACCTCTACATTGGGGCTACTGCCCTTCCTGAGAACGACCCGAGAAACGAAGTGTATCCGGGAAGGTTTGAGTACGGTGGAGCCCACGTTATAGAGGAGTTGATTGCTGGAGAGGATATTGAACTTGAGGCCTACGCCTACGGAACGGACTGCTACCCGAGGAGGGAGATTAAGAAGCTCATAAACATAAAAACAATAAACGATGCAATTCTGTGCAGTCCGAGGAATGCATATCAGAACTACAACGTTGCAGTTAATAAGTCCTCTCGAACCATCTACACGTACATGGGAACGCTAAAGCCAAACTTTGGAAATGCAACCTATTCAGGAGCAGGGCAGCTCTCTCCCCTTATGAACGACCCCTTCTTCGAAACAATAGGAATTGGAACGAGAATATTCTTAGGCGGTGGAATTGGTTACGTGGCCTTTCACGGAACCCAACACTCTCCCTTTGGCGTTAGGAGGAGTAAGAAGGGGCAACCGATGGAGGGAGCTGGAACGTTGATGGTTGTCGGCGATATGAAACAGATGTCAACGGACTTTATAAAGGCTGCGTCTATCTTGGGGTACGGAGTTTCAATGTTTGTTGGAATTGGAATTCCAATTCCCATCCTGAACGAGAGGATTGCATACTACACTTCGGTTAAGGACGATGAGATATTTGCCCCAGTTATAGACTACTCTGTTGACTATCCGTCCGGAAATCCAAAGCCGATAAAGTATGTAAGTTACGGGGAGCTCCGAAGGGGTTTCATAGAGATAGAAGGAAAGAAGGTTCCAACCTCTCCCGTGTCATCCTACTTCAAGGCAAGGGAGATTGCAGAGATACTGAAGGAGTGGATAAGGAGCGGAAAGTTTGAAATATCAGAGCCTGCAGAAACCCTTCCGGCTCCAGAGCCAAACGTTGTTATAGAGTACGACAGGGAATACTAA
- a CDS encoding DUF6338 family protein, protein MGGIWELNKLILFLIFFIPGFISSKVYSLLVASKERSNYLLDAIGYSSLNFAAFSWLIILMHSTKFFIYHKILYFIFLFLIMFIAPILWPIIYFKISTSTFLSKYILHPIQSPWDYVFRRGNSYWVIIHLKDGRKIGGKFSTNSFASSYPSKEQIYLEEVWKLDENGRFKEPVESSQGIIILGDEILAVELFK, encoded by the coding sequence ATGGGTGGTATTTGGGAATTGAATAAGTTAATACTATTTTTGATATTTTTTATCCCAGGGTTTATATCTAGTAAAGTTTATAGTTTGCTAGTTGCTAGTAAAGAGAGAAGTAATTACCTTTTAGATGCTATTGGTTATAGTTCTCTGAACTTTGCAGCTTTTTCCTGGCTGATTATTTTGATGCATTCAACTAAATTTTTTATTTATCATAAAATCTTATATTTCATTTTCTTATTTCTAATAATGTTTATTGCTCCTATTTTATGGCCGATTATCTATTTTAAAATATCAACAAGTACCTTCCTTTCTAAGTATATTTTACATCCCATTCAAAGTCCATGGGATTACGTATTCCGTAGGGGAAACTCTTATTGGGTAATCATTCATCTCAAAGATGGAAGGAAAATAGGAGGAAAATTTAGCACTAATTCGTTTGCATCTTCTTATCCTTCAAAAGAGCAAATATATTTAGAAGAAGTATGGAAATTAGATGAGAACGGTAGATTTAAAGAACCAGTGGAGAGTTCTCAAGGAATAATAATATTGGGTGATGAGATTTTAGCAGTAGAACTTTTTAAATAG
- a CDS encoding peptidase U32 family protein — MKRPEILSPAGNLEKLKFAVDFGADAVYLGGKLFNLRAKAGNFTLEEMAQGIEYAHKRGVKVYITLNAFARNDDFKSIEKFVDEVKELKPNAFIVSDLGVLSTVKERAPEIDVHISTQANTTNYRAVKVYRDLGASRIVLARELSIPEIRRIKEEVPEMELEVFVHGAMCMAYSGRCLLSNYLSYRESNKGACSQSCRWKYYLVEETRLGEFIPIEEDENGTYIFNSKDLCALPVLDELVSAGVDSLKIEGRVKSAYYVAVVTSVYKRALNLLLSDKELFKKELPTLYSELEKVSHRPYTLGFLKGGDEILQHYETSSYIRDYKFLGIHRGNLWDVRNRLEVGDEVEVFTPSANVLKLKILGIYVEKKGKFVPSGAANPNQRALIEFDREVEIPENSLLRRREVKTPSLSSV; from the coding sequence GTGAAGAGACCTGAGATTTTATCCCCTGCTGGGAATTTGGAAAAACTAAAGTTTGCAGTTGACTTTGGTGCAGATGCCGTCTATTTGGGAGGAAAACTTTTCAACTTGAGGGCTAAGGCGGGTAACTTTACGTTAGAGGAAATGGCACAGGGGATTGAATATGCTCATAAGAGGGGTGTAAAGGTTTACATTACCCTCAATGCCTTTGCAAGGAATGATGACTTCAAATCAATAGAAAAGTTTGTTGATGAGGTTAAGGAATTAAAACCTAATGCCTTCATCGTTTCAGACTTGGGCGTTTTATCAACCGTCAAGGAGAGAGCTCCGGAAATTGATGTCCACATTAGCACTCAGGCCAATACAACAAACTACAGAGCCGTAAAGGTATACAGGGATTTAGGTGCAAGTAGGATTGTTCTGGCAAGGGAACTCTCAATTCCGGAGATAAGGAGAATAAAGGAAGAAGTCCCGGAAATGGAGTTAGAGGTCTTTGTTCACGGTGCAATGTGTATGGCCTATTCGGGAAGGTGTCTTCTATCTAACTACCTCTCATACAGGGAGAGCAACAAGGGAGCCTGTTCACAGAGCTGTAGGTGGAAGTACTACTTGGTTGAGGAGACAAGGCTTGGGGAGTTTATTCCCATTGAGGAGGATGAAAACGGAACTTACATATTTAACTCGAAGGACCTATGTGCTTTACCAGTTTTGGATGAATTGGTTTCTGCCGGTGTCGATTCCTTAAAAATTGAGGGAAGGGTAAAGTCTGCATACTACGTTGCAGTTGTTACAAGTGTCTATAAGAGAGCTCTAAACCTTCTGTTAAGTGACAAAGAACTCTTTAAAAAGGAACTTCCAACTCTTTACTCTGAGCTTGAAAAGGTGAGCCATAGACCCTACACCCTTGGATTTTTAAAGGGAGGAGATGAAATTCTCCAGCACTACGAGACCAGCTCCTACATAAGGGACTACAAATTTTTAGGAATACACAGAGGGAACCTCTGGGATGTAAGGAACAGATTGGAAGTCGGTGATGAGGTTGAAGTTTTTACTCCTTCTGCCAACGTTTTGAAACTTAAGATTTTAGGAATTTACGTTGAGAAGAAAGGGAAATTTGTTCCATCAGGAGCTGCAAATCCCAACCAGAGAGCTCTGATAGAGTTTGACAGAGAGGTTGAAATTCCAGAGAACTCCCTTTTAAGAAGGAGGGAAGTTAAGACTCCCTCTCTATCCTCAGTATAG